From the genome of Calidithermus timidus DSM 17022, one region includes:
- a CDS encoding S8 family serine peptidase produces the protein MRWSVLLGLAVLAGCGGQRGLEAFLEPPRLVVDTGGSAALRLRLNPPPGASFSVRLALEGPPEGLSLGLETLEVAYPTSLSLPLRVPLEAPPGDYTPTLLVRWQRGELRLGFALRVVRACAAASGPTYLLPQGEPVPPQLTWVRPSALPGFALYRLREGAAPAGLPYRRLRLFRQPNDPLYPRQWYLRAIGMEQAWALETGAEKPIWIGAVDSGVLPHPDLGGVEGYDFVSDPLAAGDCDGRDPDPSEPLRKGEETGFHGSQVMGLTLARSDNQRGIAGVHWGARGVMARAFGGLEGDDADALEALLWLAGLPVPGVPLNPYPVRVINLSFGAEGSCPPGSPWYEATQRVLGLGVVLVAAAGNQNRPAEGFEPASCPGVIAVGATDALNRRTSYSNYGPRVDLYAPGGVLSRDDDNDGLPDGLLSLGFSQGAPGYVYAQGTSFAAPLVSGATALLLSREPSLPSAGLAERLRSRAKPLPPENCAPQACEMRLLDVGRSLEP, from the coding sequence ATGCGCTGGTCGGTTCTGCTGGGCTTGGCGGTTTTGGCCGGCTGTGGCGGGCAACGGGGGCTCGAGGCCTTCCTCGAGCCCCCACGGCTGGTGGTGGACACGGGAGGGAGCGCCGCACTCCGATTGCGGCTAAATCCTCCTCCAGGGGCCTCGTTTTCTGTGCGCCTGGCCCTGGAGGGGCCGCCCGAGGGCCTTAGCTTGGGGCTCGAGACCCTGGAGGTGGCCTACCCCACCTCGCTCAGCCTGCCCTTGCGGGTCCCCCTCGAGGCCCCGCCGGGGGACTACACCCCCACCCTTCTGGTCCGCTGGCAACGGGGGGAGCTGCGCCTAGGCTTTGCCCTGCGGGTGGTGCGGGCCTGCGCCGCGGCCAGCGGCCCCACCTACCTTCTGCCGCAGGGGGAGCCGGTGCCCCCGCAGCTCACATGGGTGCGCCCCTCGGCCCTGCCCGGTTTTGCCCTCTACCGCCTGCGGGAGGGCGCTGCCCCGGCGGGTTTGCCCTATCGGCGGTTGCGCCTCTTTCGCCAGCCCAACGACCCCCTCTACCCCCGGCAGTGGTACCTCCGGGCCATCGGTATGGAACAGGCCTGGGCGCTGGAAACCGGAGCGGAAAAGCCCATCTGGATAGGGGCGGTGGACTCCGGGGTGCTGCCCCACCCCGACCTGGGGGGGGTGGAGGGCTACGACTTTGTGAGCGACCCGCTGGCGGCGGGCGACTGCGACGGGCGCGACCCCGACCCCAGCGAGCCCTTGCGCAAAGGGGAGGAGACCGGCTTTCACGGCAGCCAGGTGATGGGCCTGACGCTGGCCCGAAGCGACAACCAAAGGGGCATCGCCGGGGTGCACTGGGGCGCCAGGGGGGTGATGGCCCGGGCCTTTGGTGGGCTCGAGGGGGACGACGCCGATGCCCTAGAGGCCCTCCTGTGGCTGGCTGGGCTGCCGGTGCCGGGGGTGCCGCTCAACCCCTACCCGGTGCGGGTGATCAACCTTTCCTTTGGCGCTGAGGGAAGCTGCCCCCCCGGCTCGCCCTGGTACGAGGCCACCCAGCGGGTGTTGGGCCTGGGGGTGGTGTTGGTGGCCGCTGCGGGAAACCAGAACCGCCCCGCCGAGGGTTTTGAGCCCGCCTCCTGCCCGGGGGTGATCGCAGTGGGGGCCACCGACGCCCTGAACCGACGGACAAGTTACTCTAACTACGGCCCCCGCGTGGACCTCTACGCGCCCGGCGGGGTGCTCTCCCGCGACGACGACAACGACGGCCTGCCCGATGGCCTGCTCAGCCTGGGCTTCTCCCAGGGGGCCCCGGGTTACGTCTATGCCCAAGGCACCTCCTTTGCCGCGCCTTTGGTGAGCGGGGCAACCGCCCTGCTCCTATCCCGCGAGCCCAGCCTGCCCTCCGCTGGCCTGGCCGAAAGGCTGCGCAGCCGGGCCAAGCCTTTGCCGCCGGAGAACTGCGCCCCCCAGGCCTGCGAGATGCGCCTGCTGGATGTGGGCCGCTCCCTGGAGCCCTAG
- a CDS encoding threonine aldolase family protein has translation MRVIDLRSDTVTKPTPAMRKAMAEAEVGDDVYSEDPTVNRLEALAAEILGLEAGLFVPSGVMSNQIALMLHLRRGYEVIAPEGAHIYEYEPGSLAVLSGGTIRLVRAPYGIPDPAEVKAAIHTSIHQAPTGLIELENTHNAAGGTVVPLEAQRAVQQVAREASLPIHLDGARLFNAAVALGSSAAELARGFDTVSICLSKGLGAPVGSVLLMPKALRAEAWRYRKLLGGGMRQAGVLAAAGILALTEGPKLLARDHQMARTLAEGLARLGLEVDLKTVQTNMVYFRPKDASGLAARLAQVGVLCNALGGRIRLVTHRDLSDEDIPEALRRIESVLVET, from the coding sequence ATGCGCGTGATCGACCTCCGCTCCGACACCGTCACCAAGCCCACGCCCGCCATGCGCAAGGCCATGGCCGAGGCCGAGGTGGGCGACGACGTCTACTCCGAAGACCCCACCGTAAACCGCCTCGAGGCCCTGGCCGCCGAAATTCTGGGCCTGGAAGCCGGGCTCTTCGTACCCAGCGGGGTGATGAGCAATCAGATCGCCCTGATGCTACATCTGCGGCGCGGCTATGAGGTGATCGCCCCCGAGGGCGCTCATATCTACGAGTACGAGCCGGGCTCGCTGGCGGTGCTCTCGGGCGGAACCATCCGGCTGGTGAGGGCTCCCTACGGCATCCCCGATCCCGCCGAGGTCAAAGCCGCTATCCACACCTCGATCCACCAAGCCCCTACCGGCCTGATCGAACTCGAGAACACCCACAACGCCGCCGGAGGCACCGTGGTGCCGCTCGAGGCCCAGCGCGCCGTGCAGCAGGTTGCCCGCGAAGCCAGCCTGCCCATCCACCTCGACGGCGCACGCCTGTTCAATGCCGCCGTGGCCCTCGGCAGCTCCGCCGCCGAGTTGGCCAGGGGTTTCGATACCGTCTCAATCTGCCTTTCCAAAGGTCTGGGTGCTCCGGTGGGCTCGGTGCTGCTGATGCCCAAGGCCCTGCGGGCCGAGGCCTGGCGCTACCGCAAGCTGCTGGGCGGCGGGATGCGCCAAGCCGGGGTGCTGGCGGCAGCCGGGATCCTGGCGCTGACCGAAGGACCCAAGCTGCTGGCTCGAGACCACCAGATGGCCCGCACCCTGGCCGAGGGGCTGGCGCGACTGGGCCTGGAGGTGGATCTGAAGACCGTCCAGACCAACATGGTCTACTTCAGGCCCAAGGACGCGAGCGGCCTGGCCGCCCGGCTGGCCCAGGTAGGCGTCTTGTGCAACGCGCTGGGCGGCAGGATTCGCCTGGTCACCCACCGCGACCTCTCCGACGAGGACATCCCCGAAGCCCTGCGTCGCATCGAGTCGGTGCTGGTCGAGACCTAG
- a CDS encoding M12 family metallopeptidase, giving the protein MRKLWLLLLLAAGCAQPTLEKQEEVRWEPVWVALPDGREAQLMGQVIPNDPDHLLVEGDILVPRTTGGRPGEIGAQGYVVEPFSYGSLWPGGRVPYTIDPAVNEAQRDRIREAIAHIEEKTPIRFVERTSEADYVRFTVDGNPEACWSRIGRVGGPQDLDVYCGQGGVPLMGTVVHEILHALGFWHEQSRADRDEHVEILWENIKEDYKSQFNKLGLNGRLQGPYDYDSIMHYSAWAFSKNGQPTIRPKNGMPPERLGQRQGLSPGDIAAIQAYYNAPLLRLLDWFHQTTLTGEYPLSQELRNVGAVPLRVLRVEVGGSWLASATPPAGDLPPGANIQMSLQAKACPGPGLQTDTLRMELEGGVVYTLARTRACYRNQAPRQMTLLRLDPAGPETLQLTLAEWSWAKRYRLEAQVGGQAIGLPYTEIQTDRAQPMYTALLRLEGRGGQEVCLTLTPLDSTVSEPTPAQACATVP; this is encoded by the coding sequence GTGCGAAAGCTCTGGCTTTTGCTGCTGTTGGCGGCGGGTTGCGCCCAGCCAACCCTTGAGAAGCAGGAGGAGGTTCGCTGGGAGCCGGTCTGGGTGGCCTTGCCGGATGGGCGCGAGGCCCAGTTGATGGGCCAGGTGATCCCCAACGACCCAGACCACCTGCTGGTGGAGGGGGATATCCTGGTGCCACGGACAACCGGCGGGCGGCCCGGGGAAATTGGAGCGCAGGGCTATGTTGTGGAACCTTTTTCCTACGGGAGTCTGTGGCCCGGGGGCCGGGTGCCCTACACGATAGACCCGGCGGTGAACGAGGCCCAGCGGGACCGCATCCGCGAGGCCATTGCGCACATCGAGGAAAAGACCCCCATCCGCTTCGTGGAGCGCACCAGTGAGGCCGATTACGTGCGGTTCACAGTGGACGGTAACCCGGAGGCTTGCTGGTCGCGCATAGGGCGTGTGGGCGGGCCGCAGGACCTGGACGTCTACTGCGGCCAGGGCGGGGTGCCGCTCATGGGCACGGTGGTGCACGAGATCCTTCACGCCCTGGGCTTCTGGCACGAGCAGAGCCGGGCCGACCGGGACGAGCACGTGGAGATTCTCTGGGAAAACATCAAGGAGGACTACAAATCCCAGTTCAACAAACTTGGCCTCAATGGGCGACTCCAGGGGCCTTACGACTACGACTCCATCATGCACTACTCAGCCTGGGCCTTTTCCAAGAACGGCCAGCCCACCATCCGGCCCAAAAACGGGATGCCTCCCGAGCGGCTAGGGCAGCGGCAGGGGCTGAGCCCCGGGGACATCGCGGCCATCCAGGCCTACTACAACGCGCCCCTCTTACGCCTACTGGATTGGTTCCATCAGACCACCTTAACGGGAGAATACCCCCTTAGCCAGGAGCTGCGGAACGTAGGGGCGGTGCCGCTCCGGGTCTTGCGGGTGGAGGTGGGCGGGAGCTGGCTGGCAAGCGCCACGCCTCCCGCGGGCGACCTCCCCCCTGGGGCGAACATCCAGATGAGCCTCCAGGCCAAGGCCTGCCCGGGGCCCGGGCTGCAGACCGATACCCTGCGCATGGAACTGGAAGGGGGGGTGGTCTACACCCTGGCCCGCACCCGGGCCTGCTACCGCAACCAAGCGCCCCGCCAGATGACCCTGCTGCGGCTTGACCCCGCCGGGCCTGAGACCCTGCAGCTCACCCTTGCGGAGTGGAGCTGGGCCAAGCGGTACCGCTTAGAGGCCCAGGTCGGGGGGCAAGCCATCGGCCTGCCCTACACGGAGATTCAGACCGACCGGGCCCAGCCCATGTACACGGCCCTTTTGCGCCTGGAAGGGCGAGGGGGCCAGGAGGTCTGCCTCACCCTCACCCCGCTGGACTCCACGGTTTCCGAGCCCACGCCGGCCCAGGCCTGCGCCACCGTGCCCTGA
- a CDS encoding helix-turn-helix domain-containing protein, protein MALSWSSPTYLVRERLLNALPAATGYAVWLQAPAGFGKSVLAGQLAARLGWRTLWASSLLGDPKDQIARALGLPSEAPWALLIEALAQEPTLLVLEDLRGDEALSPLLRTLPALLLLASREALSYPELPKLRTEGRLVRLGASELAFTPEEAKALFAGRNDWERAYQMTGGWPLPLYLSAFTQEPPDAPALLRGLRDSLSPPAFREGLLMSVLPYLPEEMATEATFELFQKGLLRKTPEGFQLHELLKHMAQQSLAQEVRAVVRTEQTRLSPGLRAEALWRAGLHQELLAFLEEPRTLEIPVERLVAWRSLLEKGGERARLRLGEALLQSGDRSGFLLLEPLANAEDPGVALTALGHLAYYCAEPMLGKDLERAQGYLSRGLELLNQVPPELAGRFLNDAARIFFEGGEPKEAERLLERALELLPPGSPFRLAPLNNLSLLRFELYGDLLQRIRTLEEIIPSLTGVLQSNRPGSLRDLGRLYLLLGERKQAEAHFEEAAHTPGNPLASLEAQMYLAYLRASPEALERLVGRAGLWESPYLVERGRAFLALLQKDPSWVEGLEGFFAGLAGAELKKDLNALPPYPTNREERLHWHAVRYRVGREAQDLEALLHLTPQAGRILPSLLRLDELPPERPELAQAYPLQEVLVSGWQAAIRLHAREIPPLWVRVLGRFSVQGPLGEVALEGRRREVLALLLLGLSRSEVAFELWPDLDEESARNNLSVWMNRLRKSLEPWGVPTYLQNEGLVRVESDLGQLEAALEAGEAPRVLELYHEPLMPGVYLNALEERRHEFRARVRGLLLRQSEPHYLQRLLELDPLDEEALARLLELHRLRGEQARALELQRNWQRRIRKELDRSQRNPG, encoded by the coding sequence ATGGCCCTGAGCTGGAGCTCCCCCACGTACCTGGTGCGCGAGAGGCTGCTCAACGCCCTGCCCGCGGCCACTGGATACGCAGTCTGGCTACAGGCCCCGGCGGGCTTCGGCAAGAGCGTCCTGGCCGGGCAGCTCGCGGCCCGGCTGGGCTGGCGCACCCTGTGGGCCTCGAGCCTCCTGGGCGACCCCAAAGACCAGATCGCACGGGCTTTGGGCCTGCCCTCTGAAGCCCCCTGGGCCCTCCTCATCGAGGCCTTGGCGCAGGAACCCACCCTCCTGGTGCTGGAAGACCTGCGGGGCGACGAGGCCCTATCCCCTCTGCTGCGCACCCTACCCGCGCTGCTGCTCCTGGCCAGCCGGGAGGCCCTGAGCTACCCCGAGCTGCCCAAGCTCCGGACCGAAGGGCGCCTGGTGCGGCTCGGGGCCTCTGAGCTGGCCTTCACCCCCGAGGAGGCCAAGGCCCTCTTCGCCGGACGGAACGACTGGGAAAGGGCGTACCAGATGACCGGGGGCTGGCCGCTGCCCCTCTACCTCTCGGCCTTCACCCAAGAACCCCCCGACGCCCCTGCCCTGCTGCGCGGGCTGCGGGACAGCCTATCCCCGCCGGCCTTTCGCGAAGGGCTGTTGATGAGCGTCTTGCCTTACCTGCCCGAGGAGATGGCCACCGAGGCCACCTTTGAGCTTTTCCAAAAGGGCCTATTGCGCAAGACCCCGGAGGGCTTTCAGCTACACGAGCTGCTCAAGCACATGGCCCAGCAAAGCCTAGCCCAGGAGGTGCGGGCCGTGGTGCGGACCGAGCAAACCCGCCTATCCCCGGGCCTGCGGGCCGAGGCCCTTTGGCGGGCGGGGCTCCACCAGGAACTGCTGGCCTTTCTAGAAGAGCCCCGCACCCTGGAGATACCCGTGGAGCGGCTGGTGGCCTGGCGCAGCCTTTTGGAAAAAGGGGGAGAGCGCGCCCGGCTGCGTCTGGGGGAGGCCTTGCTGCAAAGTGGTGACCGAAGCGGCTTTCTCCTACTGGAACCCCTGGCCAATGCCGAGGATCCTGGCGTGGCCCTCACCGCCTTGGGCCACCTGGCCTACTACTGCGCCGAGCCCATGCTGGGGAAAGACCTAGAGCGGGCCCAGGGCTATCTAAGTCGGGGCCTCGAGCTGTTAAACCAGGTCCCCCCTGAACTCGCCGGGCGCTTTCTGAATGATGCGGCCCGCATATTCTTCGAAGGAGGCGAGCCCAAAGAGGCTGAGAGGCTGCTGGAAAGGGCCCTAGAGCTGCTTCCCCCAGGCAGCCCCTTCCGGCTGGCCCCCCTCAACAACCTGAGTCTGCTGCGCTTTGAGCTGTACGGCGACCTCCTGCAGCGGATACGTACCCTGGAGGAAATCATCCCCAGCCTAACCGGGGTGCTGCAGAGCAACCGGCCGGGCAGCCTGCGCGACCTGGGCCGGCTGTACCTGCTCTTAGGGGAACGCAAGCAGGCGGAAGCCCACTTTGAGGAGGCCGCCCACACGCCGGGCAACCCCCTGGCCAGCCTCGAGGCGCAGATGTACCTGGCCTACCTACGGGCAAGCCCCGAGGCTCTAGAGCGGCTAGTTGGCCGGGCCGGGCTATGGGAAAGCCCCTACCTGGTAGAGCGAGGGCGGGCCTTCCTAGCCCTGCTCCAAAAAGACCCAAGCTGGGTGGAGGGCCTGGAGGGCTTTTTTGCCGGATTGGCGGGGGCCGAGCTGAAAAAAGACCTGAACGCCCTGCCCCCTTACCCCACCAACCGCGAGGAGCGCCTGCACTGGCACGCGGTGCGCTACCGGGTAGGCCGGGAGGCTCAAGACCTGGAGGCCCTGCTCCACCTGACCCCCCAGGCGGGGCGCATCCTGCCCAGCCTGCTGCGGCTGGACGAACTTCCTCCGGAGCGCCCCGAGCTGGCCCAGGCCTACCCCTTACAGGAGGTGCTGGTCTCAGGCTGGCAGGCCGCCATTCGGCTGCACGCTCGGGAGATACCCCCCCTGTGGGTGCGGGTGCTGGGGCGCTTCAGCGTGCAAGGGCCGCTGGGGGAGGTGGCGCTGGAGGGACGGCGGCGGGAGGTGCTGGCCCTTTTGCTGCTGGGCCTCAGCCGCAGCGAGGTGGCCTTCGAGCTTTGGCCCGACTTAGACGAGGAGAGCGCCCGCAACAACCTATCGGTCTGGATGAACCGTCTGCGCAAGAGCCTGGAGCCCTGGGGGGTGCCCACCTACTTGCAAAACGAGGGGCTGGTGCGGGTGGAAAGCGACCTGGGGCAGCTCGAGGCGGCCCTGGAAGCGGGGGAAGCCCCTAGGGTGCTCGAGCTCTACCACGAGCCGCTGATGCCAGGGGTGTACCTAAACGCCCTGGAGGAGCGCCGCCACGAGTTTAGGGCGAGGGTGCGGGGGCTGCTTCTTCGGCAAAGCGAGCCCCACTACCTGCAGCGCCTACTGGAGCTTGACCCGCTGGACGAAGAGGCCCTCGCCCGGCTGCTGGAGCTTCACCGGTTGAGGGGAGAGCAGGCCCGGGCCCTGGAACTCCAGCGCAATTGGCAAAGGCGGATTCGCAAGGAGCTGGATCGCTCCCAAAGAAACCCCGGCTAG
- the leuS gene encoding leucine--tRNA ligase, with amino-acid sequence MDKYNPHELEPKWQKYWQQTGLLKAQEGGANKSYILVMFPYPSGDLHMGHLKNYTMGDVLARFRTQQGYSVLHPFGWDAFGLPAENAALKYGVSPADWTYGNIKQSKESLALMGIQYDWSREVTTCTPEYYKWNQWIFLKMYERGLVYRKKSLVNWDPVEQSVLANEQVIDGRGWRSGALVEKRELEQWYLKITDYAERLLADLDKLPRWPEKVKAMQRAWIGKSTGAEFDFQVKGHDAKIRVFSTRPDTIFGATFMVLAPEHELVARITTPEQKEAVEAYVAAAKMKSELERQREDREKSGVWTGAYAINPANGKEIPVWVADYVLSGYGTGAIMAVPGQDERDWEFAEKFGLEIVRTVEPPAGWQGKAYTEDGPAINSGFLNGLYVEEAKKKIIEWMEAKGIGEGKVNYRLRDWLISRQRYWGTPIPMIHCDRCGIVPVPYEQLPVELPTLKDVEDIRPKGKSPLAAHPEFYEVDCPRCGGKARRDTDTMDTFIDSSWYFLRYADAHNENLPFDPQKANFWMPVDQYIGGIEHAILHLLYARFFTKFLHDIGMVEVEEPFDGLFTQGMVQGWTDVGPVEVKGEEIRFLTHERRVKLDLPETLSLEEAKKSGAELRTHDDGSVHFWKPATMSKSLGNGVMVGPFVKEQGADIARITILFAAPPENEMIWTEEGVQGAWRYLNRVWRLVAENLAELEAQGDIYDPKALSPADKALYQKLHQTIKKVSEDIEALRFNTAVAALMELLNAMYDYRKENPVSPVFRLATLNYIQLLAPFAPHIAEELWHQFHDSSVFEARWPVVDKDALVADAFELVVQVSGKVRGKATVPVQASEDEIKRIAREIPNVQVHINGKQVVKEIYVPGKLLNIVVREY; translated from the coding sequence ATGGACAAGTACAACCCGCACGAACTCGAGCCCAAGTGGCAGAAGTACTGGCAGCAGACCGGCCTGCTCAAGGCGCAAGAGGGCGGCGCCAACAAGAGCTACATCCTGGTGATGTTCCCCTATCCCTCGGGCGACTTGCACATGGGCCACCTCAAGAACTACACCATGGGCGACGTATTGGCCCGCTTCCGCACCCAGCAGGGCTACTCGGTGCTGCACCCCTTTGGCTGGGACGCCTTTGGCCTGCCCGCCGAGAACGCGGCCTTGAAGTATGGCGTCAGCCCCGCCGACTGGACCTATGGCAACATCAAGCAGTCGAAGGAGTCGCTCGCCTTAATGGGTATCCAGTACGACTGGAGCCGCGAGGTCACCACCTGTACGCCCGAGTACTACAAGTGGAACCAGTGGATCTTCCTCAAGATGTACGAGCGGGGCTTGGTCTATCGCAAGAAGAGCCTGGTCAACTGGGACCCGGTTGAGCAGAGCGTGCTGGCCAACGAGCAGGTCATCGACGGGCGTGGCTGGCGCTCGGGGGCCTTGGTCGAGAAGCGCGAACTCGAGCAGTGGTACCTCAAGATCACCGACTACGCCGAGCGCCTGCTCGCCGACCTCGATAAGCTCCCGCGCTGGCCCGAGAAGGTCAAGGCCATGCAGCGGGCCTGGATCGGCAAGAGCACCGGGGCCGAGTTCGACTTCCAGGTCAAGGGCCACGACGCGAAGATCCGGGTCTTCTCCACCCGCCCCGACACCATCTTCGGCGCCACCTTCATGGTGCTGGCCCCCGAGCACGAGCTCGTCGCCAGGATCACCACCCCCGAGCAAAAGGAGGCGGTGGAAGCCTACGTTGCCGCGGCCAAGATGAAGAGCGAGCTCGAGCGCCAACGTGAGGACCGCGAGAAGAGTGGGGTGTGGACCGGGGCCTACGCCATCAACCCGGCTAACGGCAAGGAGATCCCCGTCTGGGTCGCCGACTACGTGCTCTCGGGCTACGGCACCGGCGCGATCATGGCGGTGCCGGGGCAGGACGAGCGCGACTGGGAGTTTGCGGAGAAGTTCGGGCTCGAGATCGTCCGCACCGTAGAGCCTCCCGCGGGCTGGCAGGGCAAGGCCTACACCGAAGACGGCCCGGCCATCAACTCCGGCTTCCTCAACGGGCTCTACGTCGAGGAGGCCAAGAAGAAGATCATCGAGTGGATGGAGGCAAAGGGCATCGGCGAGGGCAAGGTCAATTACCGCCTGCGCGACTGGCTCATCAGCCGCCAGCGCTACTGGGGCACCCCCATCCCCATGATCCACTGCGATCGCTGCGGCATCGTTCCGGTACCCTACGAGCAGCTGCCCGTCGAACTGCCCACCCTCAAGGACGTGGAAGACATCCGGCCTAAAGGCAAGAGCCCGCTGGCCGCCCACCCCGAGTTCTACGAGGTGGACTGTCCCAGGTGTGGCGGCAAGGCCCGGCGCGACACCGACACCATGGATACCTTCATCGACTCGTCGTGGTACTTCCTGCGCTACGCCGACGCCCACAACGAGAACCTGCCCTTCGACCCTCAGAAGGCCAACTTCTGGATGCCGGTAGACCAGTACATCGGCGGCATCGAGCACGCCATTTTGCACCTGCTTTACGCCCGCTTCTTCACCAAGTTCCTGCACGACATCGGCATGGTGGAAGTCGAAGAACCCTTCGATGGCCTGTTCACCCAGGGCATGGTGCAGGGCTGGACCGACGTGGGCCCGGTAGAGGTGAAGGGCGAGGAAATCCGCTTCCTGACCCACGAGCGCCGGGTCAAGCTGGACCTCCCCGAGACCCTCAGCCTAGAGGAAGCCAAGAAGAGTGGGGCCGAGCTGCGCACCCACGACGACGGTAGCGTCCACTTCTGGAAGCCCGCCACCATGTCCAAGAGCCTGGGCAATGGCGTGATGGTGGGGCCTTTCGTGAAAGAGCAGGGTGCCGACATCGCCCGCATCACCATCCTCTTCGCCGCCCCGCCCGAGAACGAGATGATCTGGACCGAGGAGGGTGTGCAGGGCGCTTGGCGCTACCTCAACCGCGTCTGGCGTCTGGTAGCCGAGAACCTGGCTGAACTCGAGGCCCAGGGCGACATCTATGACCCTAAGGCCCTCAGCCCTGCCGACAAGGCCCTCTACCAAAAGCTGCACCAGACCATCAAAAAGGTAAGCGAGGACATCGAGGCGCTGCGCTTCAACACCGCCGTAGCCGCCTTGATGGAACTCCTGAACGCGATGTACGACTACCGTAAGGAAAACCCGGTCTCCCCGGTGTTCCGCCTGGCCACGCTCAACTATATACAGCTCCTGGCTCCCTTCGCTCCCCACATCGCCGAGGAATTATGGCACCAGTTCCACGACTCCTCGGTCTTCGAGGCTCGCTGGCCCGTCGTGGACAAGGATGCTTTGGTTGCCGATGCCTTTGAGCTGGTGGTACAGGTCTCGGGCAAGGTGCGCGGCAAGGCTACCGTTCCCGTGCAGGCCAGCGAGGACGAGATCAAGCGCATCGCCCGCGAGATCCCCAACGTGCAGGTGCACATCAACGGAAAGCAGGTAGTGAAGGAGATCTATGTTCCGGGTAAGCTGCTCAACATCGTGGTGAGGGAGTACTAA
- a CDS encoding SDR family NAD(P)-dependent oxidoreductase, with translation MFQGKVVLVTGAARGIGRAIAEAFAAQEAMLVLGDVRPEGAEVARKLGAFFVHADIAQPHDRERLIHEAVRQWGGVNVLVNNAAISAPGSALRVSLEDWQQVLEINLTAPMHLSALAAREMSKNGGGSIVNIASVQGLFAEQNNVAYNASKGGLVNLTRSLALDLAPLGIRVNAVAPGAIATEGVLEAIDLSENPEQTRRDWEDLHALRRLGKPEEVAQAVLFLASEAASFITGAILPVDGGMTASFMMAGRPV, from the coding sequence ATGTTCCAGGGCAAGGTGGTGCTGGTCACCGGGGCCGCTAGGGGGATCGGGCGGGCGATCGCGGAAGCCTTCGCCGCTCAAGAAGCCATGCTGGTGCTGGGCGATGTGCGCCCCGAGGGGGCCGAGGTGGCCCGGAAGCTGGGGGCTTTTTTCGTTCACGCCGACATCGCCCAGCCCCACGACCGCGAGCGCCTGATTCACGAGGCCGTGCGACAGTGGGGAGGGGTCAACGTGCTGGTCAACAACGCGGCCATCTCGGCGCCGGGGTCGGCCTTGCGGGTGTCGCTGGAGGACTGGCAGCAGGTGCTGGAGATCAACCTCACCGCGCCCATGCACCTCTCGGCCCTGGCCGCCCGCGAGATGAGCAAGAACGGCGGGGGCTCAATTGTCAACATCGCCAGCGTGCAGGGTCTCTTCGCCGAGCAGAACAACGTTGCCTACAATGCCTCGAAGGGGGGGCTGGTCAACCTAACCCGCTCGTTGGCGCTGGACCTGGCCCCCTTGGGCATCCGGGTCAATGCGGTAGCCCCCGGCGCGATCGCCACCGAGGGGGTGCTCGAGGCCATCGACCTCTCCGAGAACCCCGAGCAGACCCGCCGCGACTGGGAGGACCTGCACGCCCTGCGGCGGCTGGGCAAGCCCGAGGAGGTGGCTCAGGCCGTGTTGTTCTTGGCTTCCGAGGCCGCGAGCTTCATCACCGGAGCCATCTTGCCCGTCGACGGGGGCATGACCGCCAGCTTCATGATGGCGGGAAGGCCAGTGTAA